The Nematostella vectensis chromosome 6, jaNemVect1.1, whole genome shotgun sequence region CACGTAGACACAAGGAGCGTTCTCTTTGCAGTCTCCAACAAGAATGTGATCGTCATCCCTGGTAACCGCTATCGACGTTAGGATACTTGTCCGGCCAAAAGATAATATGGCATTCAGATGTCCAGAATAGTTCCCATTTGCATCAGAATTAATATTTGTGATAGAGAATAACATTTGCTCGCGAATGTCCGATACATAGAGTGTAAAAGGATCCTTGTGTGATCTGCAAATGCCAAATGGAGACTTCATTCTTCTGAGTCAGATGTCAAAGTAAGGTCCCCTACTGTCACCTGGCGAATACGCCGAGTTGCGCATTCCTCGTCCCCATCTCTATCCTCATCTCCATTCTCAGACGTGTCGGAACCTAGATTAAGCCTAGACGAATGACAAAAAAGGGAGGTGCAGTCTATAACTCTTATTCGGCCATTTTCCTGATCACAAACGTAGATAACTTTACCATCGATATCTAGATCAGCAGGATCTCTCATTTTCACTCCCTTTCCTTGTCCGTTTGCGTGACCTGGTCCATTGCCCCCTGCAATTAATGTTACGTTTACCGGACAGTGCATATCGAGCATATACACGGCATGCTGATGTCGATCACTAACGAAAAGCTTACTATGGCAAGGTGAAAAACACACTCCAACTGGATGCTTGAGAATTTTGCCATTTCTTCGCCACTGTTTGAATTCTAGCTCTGGTACTAAGGTGGTTGTTACCCGTTTGTCCGGGATGGACGCCTGGACTCCATGTCTATGGATCTCAATGGCTGTCTCAACGTCCATCCGGTCTTTGTTGCGGACAGCCTTCATTGAGacatttcttttcatttcttcCATCTCTCTTCGGAGAAGCAGAAGAAGTCGCACATTCACAAGATAGCCATTGATGTCGACCCAGTACCAAAAATCCGCTAACCGTACGCTTTTGATATTATGAGGTGGGTCTGGGAAAGGAACTTGGTAAGGGTATGAAGCTTTATCCTGTAGCATTCTGTTTATAAAGGACTTCTGTTTGGGGTCACAATCTGTTGACCAAACTAAGGGGAGAAGCCGTTTCCAAGGGATTTCCTTTTCCTTTAGGCACTCGAGACAAGGACGACGGAGAGGATGCCACTCGCTATGTCCAAGCAGGAGGCACTGTGCGCACACCGATTTATTTTCAAAGCAAATGTCACAATGGCAAATACAATCCAGATCGTCTTGAACACAACGTGCACATCTATTCACAGCGCTAAATATGTCTTGGTACATATGTTCTATTGTGTCCGCACCTCCCTTGCTCCCATAGTAAAAAACTCCAACTGGGAAGTTAATTTTGTCATCAAGAGAGCTCTCTCTTACTTCTCTTGCTTGAGTGACAAACTGTCGCGTCTTTAGGAAGCTGGTGACACTTTCACTTGACGTCATAATACGTAGAATTTCATCATACGAAAGACGGTCTGGGTCTACCAGACCGACTACCGTCTTCAGATATGGAGAATATTCTAAGGCTGGCTTAATTGCCATCTCATCTGTGGAGatacaacacaggtagccATTCACTTCGTTGCTCTTGATGGCGACAACGTCTTTCTCTGCACATGTTTCAATGCAAAATAGAACGTCTTCACCATAAACACGCCCTTCAAGATGTGGAGGCGGGGCATGTCTTATCACCGTCCTTGGGTGTAAGAAGCTCAGATTATGTGTCTGAACGAAGCCTTGAGGTGTCTGAGCCGCATGTCGCCCTTGGCCGTGGTTTTCTCGACCGCAAAGAAGGTAAGAAGCGACAGGCTTGCAATTGAACTGTACGCTGGAATCGCGTTAATGCGGGATAAAGCTCCGTTAACGCCTCGGCCTCTACAACGCCTAGTGCACGCGAACAAAAGGAATGAACCTGTTCGTAAAACACGTGGTTCTTTGGGAGTATCCCAGATGATGTTAAGAAAGCAAGCATTGCTGCAGCCTCATCCATCTTCTCTAGGTCAAGTAAGAGATCCGCCTTTTTTGGCGGTTCTAGTCATAACGGAGAATTGTCTTGATGTTCTTCCTCATCGTCGCCTTCGCTAGTTGAGCTCCGTTCCTCGTCACTATCATTTGGCTCACTGATGTTGCCTTCCTCACACAGCTCTGATAAGTGGACGAGGAGGGGATGTGCGGAAGAACCCACAACTTTCAGACAAAGGCGTTTGATGTCGTCTGTAGCAGCCTCAAGAGTACAGGGCCTGTCCGCCACACCATCTAACACGGTTAAAAGGACATCAATTGAATCATTCGATAATTCTCCTTTGTTCCGAAGTTCAAGGACATATTCCACCATTTCCTTCGTTTTGTCAGAGACGCGCTGGGCGATTGCAGTCATTGCCATAAATAGGCTTGATATGGACTTCCtcattatatatattaaactacgtacataaaaatgaataagcaaacatttgatttttccctcgttatgcaaataagatcacCAATTCTTTTGCAGGCCTATAACCTGCATACGCCCCTGATTATAATCTCAACCAAATATCAGTCCAACAAAAAGTATGTGAAAGCTATAGGCAATGGCCTTATTTTTCAAGTTGCATGATAACCAACAAAAAAGCAGTAATCAGAGTACAAGCTCATTCCCAATAAAAGAATTTAACAGTCGTTCAAATCAGGAAAGTTCACTTCCCTGTTCAAATCAAATCCTTTTTTCATCTTATTTTCTTCTGTTGCCTTTTTTTTGTCAACAtgtttatcttattttttcaaacatgtttttagattattttgtgattttgccacctccccttcccccctctgATTCCTGCTATGGCTTTGTTTGTTATACGAGTATCAAAACATACCTCAGACGTGTCTTGACGTGTCGTGACTGTTGAAGATTATAGTAGTAGTTATTGAAATCCTAGTTTTGTCGATGTTTGTAGACAACTTTCACCCCAAACATTACCGTTGCATCGGCATTTTTCAAatgaaagacaaagaacaagtaaataaagtttcattttgtagaaaaacttaatttcgcaaagctgtttatattttttaggcgcactgtgacagctaaatgtcaaatcattagACTGAGATAAAACCTTATTGATGTTAGCCTTGATTAGCCCACTTTATACCGGGCAGtggaatgtttttttctgtgatgaaaactttctacaactcgacacaactagAACATGAAGCGATTTCCCGTAAGTTAGCTCTATGGCGGGCAATtaagattttttaagaaaaacccGAAAATTTTACCGTTTGACTTTCCGGGTTTCTGAGTTTATCAGCGTTTTAAGAAACGACTACCTGGAAGCACAAGTAGTGCTTTTCCCTTCCcaattaaaagaaaacaaattgaacTAGCTAATTATCTCATAAAGATCACTGATTCCACATGAAAACGATGTGTAGCCAttttgggaaacaaggtagGTTTAATAATAACGGCAATATTtttggggtcgtagcttttggggtcacaggttttaggtcttcgttttgtagacacccaaCTTACACGTGTTTTGAAGTGAAAACTCTTTTGACCGATTACTTCGTCGAGATCAGAACTTCCTGTTCTCACAGATATGGCGAAGCGATTTCTTATGGGTGTTtttttacaatacaataataatttaaataacTGAATGTCATTATCAATAAGAATTCGAAAGAATAAATCTGCCCTTACCCTCCTTTGTTGTTGATTCTTGCCTGTGTGAAGCTAGAAAGCGAGAACTTGGAGGTGATTGATCGTATGTTCAAACCTACCCGCGTCTCATtggctaataaaataataaccaTGGAATGGCTTCTTCGTCAACTGCCAAAAGGTTGAAATGAAAATCACGTGCATATAAACAGATAAATCAAATGAATTTTGGAAAAAGAAgccaaatattaaaataatttttatactTATTCTTGTTTTCCGGATTCCAGCTTAAGTgttggattccggatcctagtgtgtggattccggattccagtagCATGGATTCCAGATTCCaagtctcattttttcatggattccggattccggattacctgtcataGGGCGAGTTCACGTTTTCAATCTCAGGAACCCATATACAGTTTCTCAGTTTTCCATATTTGTATGTGAACGTATGGtagatgttgttgttgaaaaTCACTCGGTTGATTGccattattaataataagaaATGTCTATTGGCAGACCATTACATTTTTGATGAAGGGTAGGGcaaatacaaaaagaaaatacaaattgGTGCACAGTCCTTGTGGGGAATCCCCGTTTTAGTCACGTGACGTGGTCTCTGCGTATATACCATTAGCCCCCGAAGCTGTATCAGTATCCATTCAATGGTGGGGCTGTCAACTAGCGCCACTAAAAATGGCTTCAGTGAAGCCAAAAAGGCTATGAAATAGCATTTCATAGCATGGATTCGCTTGGCATTTCGCACCTTAGCCTCGAGGAGCAACCCGGAGAACACGAAAACCAACACGGAGTGGGCTGTTCGTACCTGACAAGAGTGGGCAGAAGAGAGGGATTAGAACCAGAGCTGTGGCAGCAGTAGGATCGGATAGTTTCGATAGTACGTGTTCGATTGTAGGGTTGATAAAGTAATGAGAGAGGATGTTTGTAAGGTTGATAAAGTCATAAAGAGCGAGAGCGAAAGTGGCAATAAACCCCTAAAAACAGGTGCAGGTGTAAGAAATTTATATTTGAAGTTTGTCATGTTTATGGTCCAATAGATTTTGGATAATTGTAAAGTTAAGTGCCATATGGTTGGGGTTTGATATTCAGCATTAAGGAGTGCAGGTAGTGAATTGATTTAATTGCTCATTATAAATGCAAGGGATGTATACGAGCTTCCCTGGGATGTATCTATATACATCCCTTGCATTTATAATGAGCAATCTAATTCAATTCATCAGCCCTGCTCTTCCCTGCTAAATATCAAAACCCTCCCCGGGCTCTTAGCTACTTGCCTATATATTAATGAGGTTTGTACGTGAAATACAGCCCTACAGAAACAATGGAAACCGTGTCAATCATGTAATAATGAAATATAAATGAGGTCATTATATGATTGTGATTAATCAATGTTGATATATTtatgaataaactgttacAATTATACCCAAGGATCAAAgctaattatttttcaaactgCTTTTGTGAGACCCCTTCATAGTTTTGGGGCTCACATTTTAGTTGCAAAACTGTTGCTTTACATAAAAAATCAGATATCCTATATTTTGTGAATAATGATGATCATAATAAATAAAGGTATTATGTCTATGAATATACCAAAAGCACAATTAACAAAACTACCCttggcatatttttttatacagtcccggtACCACTAAAAGCATAAATCAAAATGATTAGGGCCTGAACACATTTTAATGGAGAAACTATTGGATCTGTTCACGTTTTCAATCTCAGGAACCCATATACAGTTTCTCAGTTTTCCATATTTGTATGTGAACGTATGGtagatgttgttgttgaaaaTCACTCGGTTGATTGccattattaataataagaaATGTCTATTGGCAGACCATTACATTTTTGATGAAGGGTAGGGcaaatacaaaaagaaaatacaaattgGTGCACAGTCCTTGTGGGGAATCCCCGTTTTAGTCACGTGACGTGATCTCTGCGTATATACCATTAGCCCCCGAAGCTGTATCAGTATCCATTCAATGGTGGGGCTGTCAACTAGCGCCACTAAAAATGGCTTCAGTGAAGCCAAAAAGGCTATGAAATAGCATTTCATAGCATGGATTCGCTTGGCATTTCGCACTTTAGCCTCGAGGAGCAACCCCAGCCACTTTCTCACCCGTTAGATCATGGTGAAATGGGCCAAAATGTCGAGATTTGTGGGGAAGGAGAAACTAAACATGGCGGCCGTTGGAGATCATCAGAGTCCCAGGAATCTGGGTATATGAGTGAAAGCGAACAAGAATCTCAAGATATATCGTCGAGTGATACACAAGATGGTTATTATTCAGACTACGGCTCGCAAGATATGCCAATGGAAGCCGTGAATATCGCAACAGAGGGCCCGGGAGAGAGCTATTGCGTCGACATACGAAACAAAGGGAATCTTGTGGTGACACTTGGGGATGACGGAGCGCACACTTCCAATAGGCAGTTGGCCTTGCCTTCGAAGCGTCGTAATACAGATGCTGGTCACGGGGAAAGCAAGATTCCGAGACtacacaaaaaaaattccaatcAAATCGTGGGCGCGACTTCCAAGAAACAGAAATCTATTCCACAATACTTTCGCAAACAGAAGAGACGTGAGGTGGTGGGCTACAAAAGAGGTGATGAATTAGATAAAAAGATTCTCTCAAAAAATACATACATCGACATTAAAGAGAACTCGGGTTCCATTCAAATTTCCAATGACGCAAGCAAAGAAGATCTTGAAGATTGCGTGACAGACGGAAGGTCGCGTAACACATACCACATCAACATAATGAACTCGTCGGGGAATATGGCGATAGGAGACAATGCAAAGTGCGAACATAACTTTGTCACAGGAGAGTGTGTGACAGCAGATGGATTACATCCAAATGTGGTAGTATCCCCAACAGCACCCCTAGTGGTGCGAGCTGGCAAATCAGTGGCCAAAAGAACACAACTGATTTACAAACTGACTGGAGACATTTACCCATTACGTGAAAACGGAAAATGGGACTTGTTTTATCAATGTGTTAATCAAGGGATTAAGATCGCTCGGGATGCTGGGCAAAAAGGTgttcaaatatttttaatgattGAGAAAAGCATTGGGCTGAGTTACCAGAAAAAGAATGAAGAGTCTCTCAAGCTTCTTAACAAGGCTAACAAAGAGATCTCAGAACATGCCCTGGAAATGCGAGAATTCCTGCTTGCACTTTCTCACAGTCAACTTGCTGCTCTTTAccgaagagaaaaaaagaaattgaaaacttATGATGCATTAGCAAAAGCACAACAGAATGCAGAAATGGTTCCTTCTTTTTTGGTCAAAGGATTTACTGCATATGAGAGAGCAAGCACGCTATCACTAGAACTTTCACTGGTTTCTATTTCAGAACCGGACAGAGATGAGCTAAAAAAAGAAGCCAAGGATGCCTTGAGGCTGACTATATCATTCTGTGAAGAAATGCTCCAACAGAATCCTGGATTATATcttagaaaacaaatttttgCACTGTTGAAACTTGCACTTCTTGATCTCAACTGTCGCACCTCAGCGGCTCGCAGTCAGCCTGTCAGTGAGAGAGATGTCAATGAAGCAGAGGATTGCATCAAACACACAGAGCAGAAATACAGTCAACATCTTAATAATTCTCTAAAAATCCAACTTTACACAGCACAATGTGACCTGTGTTTCCGTAAGGCCCAAGTACAATGCCAGGAAAACCAGACAGATA contains the following coding sequences:
- the LOC125567856 gene encoding uncharacterized protein LOC125567856 — its product is MDSLGISHLSLEEQPQPLSHPLDHGEMGQNVEICGEGETKHGGRWRSSESQESGYMSESEQESQDISSSDTQDGYYSDYGSQDMPMEAVNIATEGPGESYCVDIRNKGNLVVTLGDDGAHTSNRQLALPSKRRNTDAGHGESKIPRLHKKNSNQIVGATSKKQKSIPQYFRKQKRREVVGYKRGDELDKKILSKNTYIDIKENSGSIQISNDASKEDLEDCVTDGRSRNTYHINIMNSSGNMAIGDNAKCEHNFVTGECVTADGLHPNVVVSPTAPLVVRAGKSVAKRTQLIYKLTGDIYPLRENGKWDLFYQCVNQGIKIARDAGQKGVQIFLMIEKSIGLSYQKKNEESLKLLNKANKEISEHALEMREFLLALSHSQLAALYRREKKKLKTYDALAKAQQNAEMVPSFLVKGFTAYERASTLSLELSLVSISEPDRDELKKEAKDALRLTISFCEEMLQQNPGLYLRKQIFALLKLALLDLNCRTSAARSQPVSERDVNEAEDCIKHTEQKYSQHLNNSLKIQLYTAQCDLCFRKAQVQCQENQTDNGHKQLEIELYQQAMVYGEMALKMAQKINFPIDIQALQERLSELRVLSGDATCSRITEL